A DNA window from Cydia splendana chromosome 24, ilCydSple1.2, whole genome shotgun sequence contains the following coding sequences:
- the LOC134802395 gene encoding gastrula zinc finger protein XlCGF46.1-like: MSLRNRKPSDKAFNCDYKSNQKLHSGNHKKTHTGDKPFKCNYCDYKCISKYKLQNHIMTHTGEKPFKCSYCDYRCNAKRNLLRHLLTHTDKKPFNCNHCDYKCIRKNMLQYHMMTHTGVKPFKCNYCDYKCISKYKLQNHIMTHTGEKPFKCSYCDYRCSVKGNLQTHLLTHTDEKRFNCNYCDYKCISKYILQNHIMTHTGEKPFKCSYCEHRCILKRNLQTHLLTHTDEKPFNCNYCDYKCNTRYMLQTHMMTHTGEKPFKCKYCDFKCIKKNLLQNHMMTHTGEKPFKCNYCDYRCNLKGNLQRHLLTHTDEKPFNCKHCDYKCISKYMLQYHMITHTGEKPFKCNYCDYKCITKNKLQNHMMTHTGEKPFKCSYCDYRCNFKSNLQKHLLTHTDEKRRLLRAS; encoded by the coding sequence ATGTCACTAAGGAATAGAAAACCTAGTGACAAAGCCTTTAATTGTGATTACAAGTCCAATCAAAAATTACACTCAGGGAATCACAAGAAGACACACACTGGTGACAAGCCATTTAAATGTAACTACTGTGACTACAAGTGCATTTCGAAATATAAGTTACAGAATCATATCATGACTCACACTGGCGAAAAGCCATTTAAATGTAGCTACTGCGATTACCGGTGCAATGCAAAACGTAATTTGCTGAGGCACTTATTAACCCATACTGATAAAAAACCTTTTAATTGTAATCACTGTGACTACAAGTGCATTAGGAAAAATATGTTACAGTATCATATGATGACTCACACTGGTGTAAAGCCATTTAAATGTAACTACTGTGACTACAAGTGCATTTCGAAATATAAGTTACAGAATCATATCATGACTCACACTGGCGAAAAGCCATTTAAATGTAGCTACTGCGATTACCGGTGCAGTGTAAAAGGTAATTTGCAGACGCACCTATTAACTCATACTGATGAAAAACGTTTTAATTGTAAttactgtgactacaagtgCATTTCGAAATATATATTACAGAATCATATCATGACTCACACTGGCGAAAAGCCATTTAAATGTAGCTACTGTGAACACCGATGCATTTTAAAACGTAATTTGCAGACGCACCTATTAACTCATACTGATGAAAAACCTTTTAATTGTAACTACTGTGACTACAAGTGCAATACGAGATATATGTTACAGACTCATATGATGACTCACACTGGTGAAAAgccatttaaatgtaaatactgTGACTTTAAGTGCATTAAGAAAAATTTGTTACAGAATCATATGATGACTCACACTGGTGAAAAGCCATTTAAATGTAACTACTGCGATTACCGGTGCAATTTAAAAGGTAATTTGCAGAGGCACCTATTAACTCATACTGATGAAAAACCTTTTAATTGTAAGCACTGTGACTACAAGTGCATTTCGAAATATATGTTACAGTATCATATGATTACTCACACTGGCGAAAAGCCATTTAAATGTAACTACTGTGACTACAAGTGCATTACGAAAAATAAGTTACAGAATCATATGATGACTCACACTGGCGAAAAGCCATTTAAATGTAGCTACTGCGATTACCGCTGCAATTTTAAAAGTAATTTGCAGAAGCACCTATTAACTCATACTGATGAAAAGCGGCGCCTGCTCCGTGCCAGCTAA